One Proteinivorax tanatarense DNA segment encodes these proteins:
- the mtaB gene encoding tRNA (N(6)-L-threonylcarbamoyladenosine(37)-C(2))-methylthiotransferase MtaB, whose protein sequence is MATVAFYTLGCKVNRDETDSLAQLFKQQGYRVVDFNEKASVYVINTCTVTQAGSRKSRQMIRRAVRTAPDGLVVVTGCYSQTASEEIAKIPGVDLIIGNDKKHKIVDIIEQGSSKNKILVSSRQKLNEFYNLPIPDERKRKRATLKIQEGCDNFCSYCIVPYARGPIRSKPIDEIISDIKKLIDEGFKEVVLTGIHLGSYGRDQEDDVSLADVVHRLGKIENLNRVRLSSVEPTDFDTELLEAIKVSPNLCNHFHIPLQNGSDEILKKMGRKYDSAYFLETVSKIREIVKDVAITTDVMVGFPSETEENFKQNLQFIKKVGFSDIHVFKYSMREGTKASKMSRQITGEIKDRRAKELAQQANLLKTQYNKKFLGSKLEVLFEQYSDGNMIGHSSNYVKVYCPGEKKYIGHVRNVLINNLTKDGVAGNIE, encoded by the coding sequence ATGGCAACTGTTGCTTTTTATACTTTAGGATGCAAAGTGAATAGGGACGAAACAGATAGCCTAGCCCAGCTGTTTAAACAGCAAGGATACCGTGTAGTGGATTTTAATGAAAAAGCTTCGGTTTATGTAATCAATACCTGTACAGTAACTCAAGCGGGGAGTAGAAAATCCAGGCAGATGATTAGAAGAGCAGTGCGTACCGCTCCTGACGGGCTAGTAGTGGTGACAGGATGTTATTCACAAACTGCCAGCGAAGAGATAGCAAAAATTCCAGGGGTGGACTTAATTATAGGTAATGATAAAAAACATAAAATCGTTGATATAATCGAGCAGGGAAGCTCAAAAAATAAAATTTTAGTATCTTCAAGGCAAAAATTAAATGAATTTTATAATCTGCCTATACCTGATGAACGAAAGAGAAAGAGGGCCACATTAAAAATTCAAGAAGGCTGTGACAATTTTTGCTCTTACTGCATTGTTCCTTATGCACGGGGGCCTATTAGAAGTAAGCCTATTGATGAAATAATATCAGATATAAAAAAATTAATTGATGAAGGCTTTAAAGAAGTGGTTCTTACAGGGATACACTTAGGCTCTTATGGTAGGGATCAAGAAGATGATGTTTCTTTGGCTGACGTTGTTCATCGATTAGGAAAAATAGAAAACCTTAACAGAGTACGTTTAAGTTCTGTGGAACCTACGGATTTTGATACAGAACTATTAGAGGCTATAAAAGTGTCCCCTAACTTATGCAATCATTTTCATATTCCTTTGCAAAATGGAAGTGATGAAATTTTGAAAAAAATGGGTAGGAAATATGATTCTGCTTACTTTTTAGAAACTGTTTCTAAAATAAGAGAAATTGTTAAAGATGTAGCTATAACAACAGATGTTATGGTAGGATTCCCTTCTGAAACAGAAGAAAATTTTAAGCAAAATCTACAATTTATTAAAAAGGTAGGTTTTAGTGATATACATGTATTTAAATATTCGATGCGAGAAGGAACAAAGGCAAGTAAAATGTCACGACAGATTACTGGAGAAATAAAAGACAGGCGAGCAAAAGAGCTGGCTCAACAAGCTAATTTATTAAAAACTCAATATAATAAGAAGTTTTTAGGATCAAAGCTAGAAGTGTTGTTTGAACAGTATTCTGATGGTAACATGATTGGACATAGCTCCAATTATGTTAAGGTGTACTGTCCAGGAGAAAAGAAATATATAGGTCATGTAAGGAATGTTTTAATAAATAACTTAACAAAAGATGGGGTAGCAGGAAATATAGAGTAA
- a CDS encoding RsmE family RNA methyltransferase, translating to MFRIYHGEGLSAGRIIELSKETSHYVSKVLRLKTGDKIKVFNEAGEYISSVISIEKKMVNLKVLTKVNSEGMEPKTDLVVAFGYLKGDKNELVVQKATELGANYIWPIITERSVVKIDDNRIRKKEERLKKVCKEATEQSGRLKVPSVKIIKDLHCFNQQLKNTDMLLIPWEKECKEQINLDKLKATKGRIILFIGPEGGFSYEEINQLSSFQTITLGKRILRAETAAISATSILMYALGELGG from the coding sequence ATGTTCAGAATTTATCATGGTGAAGGTTTGTCTGCGGGTAGAATAATAGAGCTTAGCAAGGAAACATCCCATTATGTAAGTAAAGTACTAAGATTAAAGACAGGAGACAAAATAAAAGTTTTTAATGAAGCCGGGGAATATATTTCCTCGGTTATTTCCATTGAAAAAAAAATGGTGAATTTAAAGGTTTTGACGAAAGTTAATTCAGAAGGTATGGAACCTAAGACAGACTTAGTAGTTGCATTTGGATACTTAAAAGGTGATAAAAACGAACTGGTTGTTCAAAAAGCAACTGAATTAGGTGCAAACTATATTTGGCCTATTATAACTGAAAGATCAGTAGTAAAGATAGATGATAACAGAATAAGGAAAAAAGAGGAGCGGCTAAAAAAAGTATGTAAAGAAGCCACTGAACAAAGTGGTAGATTAAAAGTTCCTTCTGTTAAAATTATAAAAGATTTACATTGCTTTAATCAGCAGCTAAAAAACACTGATATGTTGCTGATCCCTTGGGAAAAAGAATGTAAAGAACAAATTAATTTGGATAAACTAAAAGCAACTAAAGGACGAATAATATTGTTTATTGGTCCTGAGGGAGGTTTTTCTTACGAAGAAATTAATCAATTAAGCTCATTTCAAACAATTACTTTAGGTAAAAGAATTTTAAGGGCTGAAACTGCAGCGATTTCTGCAACATCAATACTAATGTATGCCCTAGGAGAGCTAGGAGGTTAG
- the prmA gene encoding 50S ribosomal protein L11 methyltransferase, with protein MEWLEVKITTDTEELEVLNNYIHELGIGGVVIEDPSIIENYIKDNRWDSYSVDLLDLDENIIVKCYLPMDNQVFDTLSAIKTFVQLNCKKTDKNAVTTSQLSENDWANHWKKYFKPVEVAPNLIIKPSWEGYETKPNDVVIELDPGQAFGTGTHPTTSMCLKKLVQNIKKGDKVIDIGCGSGVLSIAASKLGASEVVGLDIDSTAIKVAKSNLELNNLNNIEFISGNIEEKTLFEADFVIINIIADVILKILPNLNSYIKKEGTLVLSGVILSRQKEVVESLNKNGYTIKDIDTDGEWVCITAQRWK; from the coding sequence GTGGAGTGGTTAGAGGTAAAAATAACAACTGATACAGAAGAGTTAGAAGTATTAAATAACTATATTCATGAGTTGGGTATAGGAGGGGTAGTTATAGAGGACCCTTCGATAATAGAAAATTACATTAAAGATAACAGATGGGACTCTTATAGTGTTGATTTACTGGACTTGGATGAAAATATAATAGTCAAATGCTATCTTCCTATGGATAACCAAGTTTTTGATACATTATCAGCCATTAAAACTTTTGTTCAACTAAACTGTAAAAAAACAGATAAAAATGCAGTAACCACTTCACAGCTGTCGGAGAATGACTGGGCCAACCATTGGAAAAAATATTTTAAACCGGTGGAGGTGGCACCAAATCTTATCATAAAACCCTCATGGGAAGGTTATGAAACTAAACCTAACGATGTTGTAATAGAACTAGATCCAGGTCAAGCTTTTGGAACAGGGACACATCCAACAACAAGTATGTGCTTAAAAAAGTTAGTCCAAAACATAAAAAAAGGTGACAAGGTGATTGATATAGGGTGTGGTTCTGGGGTGTTATCGATAGCCGCTTCAAAATTGGGAGCTTCTGAAGTTGTAGGATTGGACATCGACTCTACGGCTATTAAAGTTGCTAAAAGTAACCTGGAGCTTAACAACTTAAATAATATAGAATTTATTTCGGGTAACATTGAAGAAAAAACTCTTTTTGAGGCAGATTTTGTGATTATTAACATTATTGCTGATGTAATTCTGAAAATTTTACCTAATTTAAATTCGTATATAAAAAAAGAGGGAACTTTGGTATTGTCGGGGGTTATTCTTTCTAGGCAGAAAGAAGTTGTGGAAAGTTTAAATAAAAATGGGTATACTATCAAAGACATAGATACTGACGGTGAATGGGTCTGTATAACAGCTCAGAGGTGGAAATGA
- the dnaJ gene encoding molecular chaperone DnaJ translates to MNKKDFYEVLGVDKNASEQEIKKAYRKLARKYHPDVNPGNKEAETKFKEAKEAYEVLSDPQKRQQYDQFGHADFDNFGGQGQGFGGQGFGGFEDIFDSFFGGGFGGRTTRRTGPTRGRDLRYDMNISFEEAAFGVEKNIEVEKMERCEKCKGTGAKSSDSVTKCSTCNGTGEIRKTQNTPLGQFVSASPCPQCEGEGTQIKDPCSKCHGQGKYNKRKTINVNIPAGVDHGSRLRVSGEGEPGNKGGPSGDLYVYLNVRPHPKFNRRDNEVISEETISYVQGALGVEIEVDTLDGKGKLKIPAGTQSGTIFKLKDKGIPYLRGNGRGDHHVKVKVTIPKKVDKEERELLEKIAELRGDDIDSSGKGILNRVKDAFK, encoded by the coding sequence ATGAATAAAAAAGACTTTTATGAGGTTTTAGGGGTAGATAAAAATGCCAGTGAGCAAGAAATAAAAAAAGCTTATAGAAAGCTGGCTAGGAAATACCACCCTGACGTTAACCCAGGAAACAAAGAAGCAGAAACAAAGTTTAAAGAAGCTAAAGAAGCTTATGAAGTGTTAAGTGACCCACAAAAGCGTCAGCAGTATGATCAATTTGGTCATGCTGATTTTGATAATTTTGGTGGGCAAGGCCAAGGTTTTGGTGGGCAAGGTTTTGGCGGATTTGAAGATATTTTTGACTCTTTTTTTGGAGGCGGTTTTGGTGGCCGTACTACAAGAAGAACAGGCCCGACCCGTGGAAGAGATTTACGATATGATATGAATATATCATTTGAAGAAGCAGCTTTTGGGGTTGAAAAAAATATAGAAGTAGAAAAAATGGAGCGGTGTGAAAAGTGTAAGGGAACAGGCGCAAAGTCGTCGGATTCCGTTACAAAATGCTCTACTTGTAATGGAACTGGTGAAATTAGAAAGACCCAGAACACACCTTTAGGTCAATTTGTTAGTGCTAGTCCATGTCCCCAATGTGAAGGGGAAGGAACTCAAATAAAGGATCCTTGCTCAAAGTGTCATGGTCAAGGTAAATATAATAAAAGAAAAACAATCAATGTTAATATCCCGGCTGGTGTAGATCATGGTTCTAGATTACGAGTTAGTGGTGAAGGTGAACCAGGCAACAAAGGAGGTCCGTCAGGAGACCTGTATGTTTATTTAAATGTTAGACCTCATCCTAAATTCAACCGTAGAGATAATGAAGTAATAAGTGAGGAAACTATCAGTTATGTCCAAGGGGCATTAGGGGTTGAAATAGAAGTTGACACTTTAGATGGAAAAGGAAAGTTAAAAATTCCTGCAGGCACACAAAGTGGCACCATCTTTAAACTTAAAGATAAGGGGATACCGTATCTTCGCGGTAACGGTCGTGGTGATCATCATGTAAAAGTAAAAGTGACTATCCCTAAAAAGGTAGACAAAGAAGAGAGGGAACTTTTAGAGAAGATTGCCGAGTTACGGGGCGATGACATAGATTCAAGCGGAAAAGGTATATTAAACAGAGTAAAAGACGCTTTTAAATAA
- the dnaK gene encoding molecular chaperone DnaK, whose translation MGKVIGIDLGTTNSVVSVMEGGEPTVITNAEGSRTTPSVVGFKKDGERLVGQTAKNQAITNPNTVASIKRHMGTNHKEKIGDKEYTPQEISAFTLQKLKADAESYLGEKVTQAVITVPAYFSDSQRQATKDAGKIAGLEVLRIINEPTAAALAYGLDKAEDDQTVLVFDLGGGTFDVSVLELGENVVEVRATSGNNRLGGDDFDDRIVEHLTAEFKKETGIDLSKDKTALQRLKDAAEKAKIELSNVVTTNINLPFISANQDGPQHLNIDLTRAKFNEITADLVEKTMKPTERALKDSEMSASEIDRVILVGGSTRIPAVQEAIKKKLGKDPSKGVNPDEVVAMGAAIQAGVLAGDVKDVLLLDVTPLSLGIETLGGVFTKLIERNTTIPTSKSQVFSTAADNQPSVDIHVLQGEREMAQYNKTLGRFTLDGIPPAPRGVPQIEVTFDIDANGIVNVSAKDKGTNKEQKITIQSSSGIDEEEIDRMVKEAEEYAEEDKKRKEEVEIRNNADNLVYTTEKTLKELEDKVEKEQKESIEKLVDDVKEALKGEDNDKIKEASDKLSEELHKISSKIYEQQAAEQQQQQEAQQGEQSGDEDVVDADFTEVDDEEK comes from the coding sequence ATGGGAAAGGTAATTGGAATTGATTTAGGAACAACAAATTCAGTGGTTTCAGTTATGGAAGGTGGAGAGCCAACCGTAATAACAAATGCTGAAGGGAGTAGAACAACTCCATCAGTAGTAGGTTTTAAAAAAGATGGTGAAAGGTTAGTAGGGCAAACTGCAAAAAATCAAGCTATCACTAACCCAAATACAGTTGCATCTATAAAGAGGCACATGGGAACAAACCATAAAGAAAAAATAGGTGACAAAGAATATACACCACAAGAAATTTCTGCTTTTACGCTACAAAAACTAAAGGCAGATGCTGAAAGTTATTTAGGGGAAAAAGTTACTCAGGCTGTTATTACAGTGCCTGCATACTTTAGTGATAGTCAACGTCAAGCTACAAAAGATGCTGGGAAAATAGCAGGGCTAGAAGTGCTTAGGATAATAAATGAACCTACTGCTGCAGCTTTAGCATATGGTTTAGATAAAGCGGAAGATGACCAAACTGTGCTAGTTTTTGACTTAGGCGGCGGTACTTTTGATGTAAGTGTGCTAGAGTTAGGTGAAAATGTAGTGGAAGTTAGAGCTACCAGCGGTAACAACCGTCTGGGTGGTGATGATTTCGATGATAGGATAGTAGAACACTTAACAGCTGAGTTTAAAAAAGAAACTGGTATAGACTTAAGTAAAGATAAAACAGCACTTCAAAGATTAAAAGATGCTGCTGAAAAAGCAAAAATAGAGCTTTCTAATGTTGTAACCACTAACATTAATCTTCCATTTATTTCAGCTAATCAAGATGGCCCTCAGCATTTAAATATTGACTTAACAAGAGCTAAGTTTAATGAAATTACTGCTGACTTAGTGGAAAAAACTATGAAGCCAACAGAAAGAGCGCTAAAAGACTCAGAAATGTCTGCATCTGAAATCGATAGAGTTATATTAGTTGGTGGTTCGACAAGGATACCAGCAGTGCAAGAAGCTATCAAGAAAAAACTTGGTAAAGACCCAAGTAAAGGTGTTAATCCAGATGAAGTGGTTGCTATGGGAGCGGCAATTCAAGCTGGAGTTTTAGCTGGAGATGTAAAGGATGTACTACTGCTAGATGTTACGCCTCTTTCATTGGGAATTGAAACATTAGGTGGAGTATTTACAAAGCTAATAGAAAGAAATACTACAATTCCAACATCTAAAAGCCAAGTTTTCTCTACCGCTGCTGATAATCAGCCCTCTGTAGACATTCATGTTCTACAAGGTGAGCGTGAGATGGCTCAATATAATAAAACTTTGGGCAGATTTACCCTTGATGGTATTCCCCCAGCCCCAAGAGGAGTACCACAAATTGAGGTAACATTTGATATTGATGCAAACGGAATAGTAAATGTTTCTGCTAAAGATAAAGGTACGAACAAAGAACAGAAGATAACTATCCAATCTTCTAGTGGTATCGATGAGGAAGAGATAGATCGTATGGTAAAAGAAGCGGAAGAATATGCCGAAGAAGATAAGAAGCGTAAAGAAGAAGTTGAGATTAGAAATAACGCAGACAATTTAGTTTATACAACTGAAAAAACACTAAAAGAGTTAGAAGATAAGGTAGAAAAAGAGCAAAAAGAATCAATAGAAAAACTTGTTGATGATGTAAAAGAAGCATTAAAAGGTGAAGATAATGATAAAATAAAGGAAGCTTCTGACAAACTATCAGAAGAATTGCATAAAATTTCCTCAAAAATTTATGAGCAACAAGCGGCTGAACAGCAACAGCAGCAAGAAGCACAACAAGGAGAACAATCAGGTGATGAAGATGTAGTTGACGCAGATTTTACAGAAGTAGATGATGAGGAAAAGTAA
- the grpE gene encoding nucleotide exchange factor GrpE — protein MSTKSVESNDEELKDEEQQQTDSKKGNEEKRQEQQNDQNLEQDVKSLNNELENQKEKNNELLGQLARLQADFDNFRKRTAKEKRELTKNANADLILNLLPVLDNFELALQNQQDDGFRKGVEMILKQFIDILKKEGLQEIEALNKLFDPTLHEAVMQEEKHDVEKDVVIEVMRKGYLLNDKLLRPSMVKVSK, from the coding sequence TTGTCAACAAAAAGTGTGGAAAGCAATGATGAAGAGTTAAAAGATGAAGAACAGCAACAAACAGATAGCAAAAAAGGTAATGAAGAAAAAAGACAAGAACAACAAAATGATCAAAATCTAGAACAGGATGTTAAATCATTAAATAATGAATTAGAAAATCAAAAGGAAAAGAACAATGAGCTACTGGGCCAACTGGCTAGACTACAAGCGGATTTTGACAATTTTAGAAAAAGAACAGCAAAAGAAAAAAGGGAGCTTACCAAAAATGCTAATGCAGATTTGATATTAAACTTGCTCCCCGTATTAGACAACTTTGAGCTAGCATTACAGAACCAACAAGATGATGGGTTTCGAAAAGGCGTAGAAATGATTTTAAAACAGTTTATAGATATCTTAAAAAAAGAGGGGCTACAAGAGATCGAAGCATTAAATAAACTTTTCGACCCTACTTTACATGAGGCGGTAATGCAAGAGGAAAAGCATGATGTAGAAAAAGATGTTGTTATAGAAGTTATGAGAAAAGGTTACTTACTTAATGATAAACTGCTTAGACCATCTATGGTCAAAGTATCTAAATAA
- the hrcA gene encoding heat-inducible transcriptional repressor HrcA encodes MVDLGARKREILKAIVLDYINTAEPIGSRTLSKRHKIGFSPATIRNEMSDLEELGFLMQPHTSSGRIPSQLGYRVFVDDLMEKDRLECDEAERLKTLYSEKIHDLNLLIEHTATALSKITNYTSVVVHTEKPGLAIKHLDYVQLSEKEGLILFVTENGVVEHKKIRFNAPFKSEEINIILHVLRSKLLGNKLDKSEAQLISEIQNEFYNFSPILMEFTQTILSSLFKSQNTKVATGGTSNFLAQPEFNDVNKIKDLLTILEQNNILLDLIEQNSPDEGVTVKIGNELIVNQFHDCSLITTSFNIDGKSTGKIGIIGPQRMDYANVMKVLEYLSNNFNQLIE; translated from the coding sequence ATGGTGGATTTAGGTGCCAGAAAGCGGGAGATTCTTAAAGCCATTGTATTAGACTACATTAACACAGCAGAGCCTATTGGATCTAGGACCCTTTCTAAAAGACATAAAATTGGATTTAGCCCTGCTACCATACGCAATGAGATGTCAGACTTAGAGGAATTGGGTTTTTTGATGCAGCCCCACACTTCTTCTGGAAGGATACCTAGCCAGCTTGGATATAGGGTTTTTGTAGATGACTTAATGGAGAAAGACAGATTAGAGTGTGACGAGGCAGAAAGGCTTAAAACGCTGTATTCAGAAAAAATTCATGACTTAAATCTTCTAATTGAACATACAGCTACTGCTCTATCTAAAATAACAAATTATACATCTGTTGTTGTTCATACAGAAAAACCCGGACTAGCTATAAAGCACCTAGATTACGTTCAACTGTCAGAAAAAGAAGGGCTAATTTTATTTGTGACAGAAAACGGGGTTGTAGAGCATAAAAAAATCAGGTTTAATGCACCATTTAAAAGCGAAGAAATAAACATAATACTACATGTACTCAGATCTAAACTCTTAGGAAACAAACTAGATAAATCAGAAGCTCAATTGATATCAGAAATACAAAACGAATTCTACAATTTCAGCCCAATTTTAATGGAGTTTACACAAACTATACTATCATCACTTTTTAAAAGTCAAAATACTAAAGTGGCCACAGGAGGAACATCTAACTTTTTGGCCCAGCCAGAGTTTAATGACGTTAATAAAATAAAAGATTTGCTAACAATATTGGAGCAAAATAATATATTATTAGATTTGATTGAGCAAAATTCACCAGATGAAGGAGTAACTGTAAAAATAGGCAACGAATTGATTGTAAATCAGTTCCATGACTGTTCGTTGATTACTACAAGTTTTAACATTGATGGCAAATCTACTGGTAAGATTGGTATAATAGGACCACAACGAATGGACTATGCTAATGTTATGAAAGTATTAGAGTATTTATCCAATAATTTTAATCAGTTGATTGAATAG